In Lotus japonicus ecotype B-129 chromosome 5, LjGifu_v1.2, one genomic interval encodes:
- the LOC130718312 gene encoding auxin-induced protein AUX28-like, which produces MEKMMVFEETELRLGLGLPGNGGTAAGTGTEGAAAEGAVMRKRGFSETESTETEETATTTVDLMLNLSPKEASSASAAAGGADPRDKLKTSSPKENTLLVSDSAKPPPAKAQVVGWPPVRSFRKNMFAAQKSSGDQESEKNSSPNASFVKVSMDGAPYLRKVDLSMYKTYKDLSDALGKMFSSFTIGNCESQGIKDFMNESKLMDLLNSDYVPTYEDKDGDWMLVGDVPWEMFVESCKRLRIMKGKEAIGLAPRAMEKCKNRS; this is translated from the exons ATGGAGAAGATGATGGTGTTTGAGGAAACTGAGCTGAGGCTTGGCCTTGGGTTGCCTGGAAATGGAGGCACAGCAGCAGGCACTGGTACTGAAGGTGCTGCTGCAGAAGGAGCTGTGATGAGAAAGAGAGGATTCTCTGAAACTGAGTCGACTGAGACTGAAGAAACAGCAACCACTACTGTGGATCTGATGCTTAACCTTTCCCCTAAAGAAGCTTCTTCTGCTTCGGCTGCTGCTGGTGGGGCAGATCCACGTGATAAGCTTAAGACTTCTTCGCCTAAGGAGAACACCCTGCTGGTCTCTGATTCTGCCAAGCCTCCTCCTGCTAA GGCGCAAGTGGTGGGTTGGCCACCAGTTCGGTCGTTCCGGAAGAACATGTTTGCGGCCCAAAAGAGCAGCGGAGATCAAGAGAGCGAGAAGAACAGCAGCCCTAATGCAAGCTTTGTGAAAGTGAGCATGGATGGAGCACCTTACCTCCGCAAAGTGGACTTGAGCATGTACAAGACTTACAAAGATCTCTCTGATGCCTTAGGCAAAATGTTTAGCTCCTTCACCATtg GAAATTGCGAGTCCCAAGGCATTAAGGATTTCATGAATGAGAGTAAGTTGATGGATCTTTTGAACTCCGACTATGTCCCAACCTATGAAGACAAGGATGGTGACTGGATGCTTGTCGGTGATGTACCATGGGA GATGTTTGTTGAATCATGCAAGCGTTTACGTATCATGAAAGGAAAGGAAGCTATTGGACTCG CACCAAGAGCCATGGAGAAATGCAAGAACAGGAGCTAG
- the LOC130719619 gene encoding uncharacterized protein LOC130719619 encodes MISKEKEQSEDRLVNENKEKKTIPIGCGKIPFPNALVKKNLEKQFSKFLEVFKKLQINILFSEALELMPTYAKFMKDILSRRRKLSEESETKMLTEECSAILQKKLPPKLKDPGSFTISVDIEGLAVGRALCDLGASINLMPLTMFERLDIGEVTPTMISLQLADRSLKTPYGIVEDVLVRVDKFVFSVDFVVLDK; translated from the coding sequence ATGATAAGTAAGGAAAAAGAACAGAGTGAAGATAGGTTAGTGAATgagaataaagaaaagaaaacaattcCTATTGGTTGTGGAAAAATCCCTTTCCCCAATGCTTTAGTAAAAAAGAATTTggaaaaacaattttcaaaatttttagAAGTTTTTAAGAAGCTTCAAATTAACATTCTTTTTTCTGAAGCATTGGAGCTAATGCCCACTTATGCTAAATTCATGAAAGACATTTTGTCAAGGAGAAGAAAACTAAGTGAGGAGAGTGAAACTAAAATGTTAACTGAGGAATGCAGTGCTATTCTACAAAAGAAGCTCCCTCCTAAACTGAAAGATCCTGGTAGCTTCACAATATCTGTTGACATAGAAGGTCTAGCCGTAGGAAGagccttgtgtgatttaggTGCTAGCATTAATTTGATGCCTTTGACCATGTTTGAACGATTAGATATAGGAGAAGTCACCCCTACTATGATCTCGCTCCAGTTAGCCGATAGGTCACTTAAGACACCCTATGGAATAGTAGAGGATGTGCTAGTACGAGTTgataaatttgttttttctGTGGACTTTGTGGTGTTAGATAAGTAA